From the Micromonospora lupini genome, one window contains:
- a CDS encoding DUF1800 domain-containing protein, with the protein MADQNVPPRRPRDDRGWDGRQHHTSDSYGDPTASYGYDSPHPYQGGYPAQGDPREQYGDGYAHAGQPAPAPRGPQWVGPEGLGRPAPARPAGAGLPTLDDDDEPGRKVGRRKAIVALGGTAAVVAGGAALAMTPQFRSLFGDEAAAGDATGSAVTDGTLARPSGQQPSTVRTYTEQNESYMGSRAGEALKKNAPSGGRTFSGPAAAAAATTVTVKTVLAKDPILHLARRATLGATPAVVADIKKQGIDAWIRGQLDPDKIEPSKAELKLAELPTQTLSVQQLRDQRDKLNEQGAQPEREVVDATLARQIWSKRQLFEVMVDFWNDFLHVAADFDGGEVYRTSFDKDVVRKHALGSYPEMLVAANKHPALLIYLNQKDSRKDAINENLARENLELYSVGVDGGYKEGDVRQAAMLQTGRGVDDKGQYVLRVNQHYMGKVKILGFTHANTFSIKDVNNPTAKEVAAVDAAIDKYITYIALHPSTAKYVAQSLATRFVSDTPPKSLVDRLAKAYTSNNGMIKPVLMALFSSSEFWAAVGQKVRRPMEYLVATYRILGVSPEASAKNDNGDNKRTPFAKGLRQIHDKLRELGQYPMGQPTPDGYPDVYVAWTSAGTMVNGWNEAGEIVAGYRTSFTYTAPEKLVAKPPATAGAYVDALAQRLIHQKLTAREKNLILGVAGVSATTKVDATFNGAITAVARAILASPQHHLR; encoded by the coding sequence ATGGCCGACCAGAATGTGCCACCACGTCGACCGCGGGACGACCGCGGCTGGGACGGACGCCAGCACCACACCTCGGACAGCTACGGCGACCCCACCGCGTCGTACGGATACGACTCGCCCCACCCCTACCAGGGCGGCTACCCGGCCCAGGGCGACCCGCGCGAGCAGTACGGCGACGGGTACGCGCACGCCGGACAGCCCGCCCCCGCCCCCCGTGGGCCGCAGTGGGTCGGCCCGGAGGGTCTGGGCCGCCCGGCACCGGCGCGTCCGGCCGGCGCCGGACTGCCCACCCTGGACGATGACGACGAGCCGGGCCGCAAGGTCGGCCGGCGCAAGGCCATCGTCGCGCTCGGTGGCACCGCCGCAGTCGTGGCCGGTGGCGCGGCGCTCGCCATGACCCCGCAGTTCCGCAGCCTCTTCGGTGACGAGGCGGCAGCGGGCGACGCGACGGGCAGCGCCGTCACCGACGGCACCCTGGCGCGCCCCAGCGGCCAGCAGCCGAGCACGGTGCGCACCTACACCGAGCAGAACGAGAGCTACATGGGCTCCCGGGCCGGCGAGGCGCTGAAGAAGAACGCGCCCAGCGGTGGCCGGACCTTCTCCGGCCCGGCCGCGGCCGCCGCGGCGACCACGGTGACAGTCAAGACGGTGCTCGCCAAGGACCCGATCCTGCACCTGGCCCGGCGGGCCACTCTCGGCGCGACGCCAGCCGTGGTCGCCGACATCAAGAAGCAGGGCATCGACGCCTGGATCCGCGGGCAGCTCGACCCGGACAAGATCGAGCCGAGCAAGGCCGAGCTGAAGCTCGCCGAGCTGCCCACCCAGACGCTCTCCGTGCAGCAGTTGCGCGACCAGCGGGACAAGCTCAACGAGCAGGGGGCCCAGCCGGAGCGTGAGGTGGTCGACGCCACCCTGGCCCGGCAGATCTGGTCGAAGCGCCAGCTGTTCGAGGTCATGGTCGACTTCTGGAACGACTTCCTGCACGTCGCCGCCGACTTCGACGGCGGCGAGGTGTACCGCACCTCGTTCGACAAGGACGTGGTCCGCAAGCACGCGCTGGGCAGTTACCCCGAGATGCTTGTCGCGGCGAACAAGCACCCCGCGCTGCTGATCTACCTGAACCAGAAGGACTCCCGCAAGGACGCCATCAACGAGAACCTCGCCCGGGAGAACCTGGAGCTGTACTCGGTGGGCGTCGACGGCGGCTACAAGGAGGGCGACGTCCGGCAGGCCGCCATGCTCCAGACCGGCCGCGGCGTCGACGACAAGGGCCAGTACGTCCTGCGCGTCAACCAGCACTACATGGGCAAGGTGAAGATCCTCGGCTTCACCCACGCCAACACGTTCAGCATCAAGGACGTCAACAACCCGACGGCCAAGGAGGTCGCCGCCGTGGACGCGGCGATCGACAAGTACATCACCTACATCGCGCTGCACCCCTCGACCGCGAAGTACGTGGCGCAGAGCCTCGCGACCCGCTTCGTCTCGGACACCCCGCCGAAGTCCCTCGTGGACCGGCTGGCCAAGGCGTACACCAGCAACAACGGCATGATCAAGCCGGTGCTGATGGCGCTGTTCAGCTCGTCGGAGTTCTGGGCGGCGGTGGGCCAGAAGGTGCGCCGGCCGATGGAGTACCTGGTCGCCACGTACCGCATCCTGGGCGTCTCGCCGGAGGCGTCGGCGAAGAACGACAACGGCGACAACAAGCGCACCCCGTTCGCGAAGGGCCTGCGGCAGATCCACGACAAGCTGCGCGAGCTGGGCCAGTACCCGATGGGTCAGCCCACCCCGGACGGCTACCCCGACGTCTACGTCGCGTGGACCTCGGCCGGCACCATGGTCAACGGCTGGAACGAGGCTGGCGAGATCGTGGCCGGCTACCGCACCTCCTTCACGTACACGGCGCCGGAGAAGCTTGTCGCCAAGCCGCCGGCCACCGCCGGGGCGTACGTGGACGCGCTCGCCCAGCGGCTGATCCACCAGAAGCTCACCGCCCGGGAGAAGAACCTGATCCTCGGCGTCGCCGGCGTCTCGGCGACCACCAAGGTCGATGCCACGTTCAACGGGGCCATCACCGCCGTCGCGCGGGCGATCCTCGCGTCCCCCCAGCACCACCTCCGGTGA
- a CDS encoding DUF3040 domain-containing protein — protein sequence MLSKEDQRRFDQITRQLRESDPAFFARLDHRARARRGRYLMLLTIVLWASLPAMAVFAGRLAGAICAVVLVANAAIMWRFRRRWT from the coding sequence ATGCTCAGCAAAGAGGATCAGCGCAGGTTCGACCAGATCACCCGTCAGCTCCGGGAAAGTGACCCGGCCTTCTTCGCCCGGCTGGACCACCGGGCGCGAGCCCGCAGGGGCCGCTACCTGATGTTGTTGACCATCGTGCTGTGGGCGTCGCTCCCGGCGATGGCCGTGTTCGCCGGCCGGCTGGCCGGGGCGATCTGCGCGGTGGTGCTGGTGGCCAACGCGGCGATCATGTGGCGGTTCCGCCGTCGCTGGACGTGA
- a CDS encoding SWIM zinc finger family protein, whose translation MSTDRFADYGRPRKVDGGLRARSARGAIGRSWWSRRFLEVLESFALGTRLTRGRSYARAGQVLRLDIAPGRVTAQVQGSRPRPYEVSIALAAFPAALWTRIEDELAGQAFFSARLLAGDLPDELEELFVAAGAPLFPAAVGELTQRCNCPDFAVPCKHLAATFYLLAEAFDADPFELLHWRGRSRADLLDRLRARRAEATGTASPPEPSVPDALPSVVDTVDVLPPVGAARALAGLAATPLAEAVDRFWAAPVPLPDRPPRLATGPDLLLRQLGPPAPAIGGPGLLERLRRAYRAFGPG comes from the coding sequence ATGAGCACCGACCGTTTCGCCGACTACGGCCGTCCCCGCAAGGTCGACGGTGGGCTGCGGGCACGCAGCGCCCGGGGCGCGATCGGGCGGTCCTGGTGGTCCCGGCGCTTCCTGGAGGTGCTGGAGTCGTTCGCGCTCGGCACCCGGCTGACCCGGGGCCGGTCGTACGCGCGGGCGGGTCAGGTACTCCGGCTCGACATCGCGCCGGGCCGGGTCACCGCCCAGGTGCAGGGCTCCCGGCCCCGGCCGTACGAGGTCTCCATCGCGCTGGCGGCGTTCCCGGCCGCGCTCTGGACCCGGATCGAGGACGAGTTGGCCGGGCAGGCGTTCTTCAGCGCCCGCCTGCTCGCCGGGGACCTGCCCGACGAGTTGGAGGAGCTGTTCGTGGCGGCGGGCGCCCCGCTGTTCCCGGCCGCCGTGGGCGAGCTGACCCAGCGCTGCAACTGCCCCGACTTCGCGGTGCCGTGCAAGCACCTCGCGGCCACGTTCTATCTGCTCGCCGAGGCGTTCGACGCGGACCCGTTCGAGCTGCTGCACTGGCGTGGCCGCTCGCGCGCGGACCTGCTCGACCGGCTGCGCGCCCGCCGGGCCGAGGCCACCGGCACGGCGTCGCCTCCCGAACCATCCGTACCGGACGCGCTGCCGTCGGTTGTGGACACTGTGGACGTACTGCCGCCGGTCGGTGCGGCCCGGGCGCTCGCCGGGCTGGCGGCCACCCCTCTCGCGGAGGCGGTGGACCGCTTCTGGGCGGCGCCGGTGCCGCTGCCCGACCGGCCGCCGCGACTGGCGACCGGCCCGGATCTCCTGCTGCGCCAACTCGGCCCGCCGGCGCCGGCCATCGGTGGGCCGGGCCTGCTGGAACGGCTGCGTCGCGCGTACCGGGCTTTCGGCCCGGGGTGA
- a CDS encoding DEAD/DEAH box helicase, with the protein MLVIHGLWLPDSGSTAGLAVWAEDSAAPPPAARSGRPPRERPHPFAAGHADLVAALADAAEPARPATALLTLPTRAGTPTDSPELIRTTVAPPARGRLTLAAWRVPTLVYAPDDALPLLRALDDLPAVPGATLRHLAELADFAADLVARGRVLPGVSTPIHPTGPAAADRAAQVTARAVWRPLLTGTDAGWARSLALALPPAARAAAMPTTAPTASAAVPAAGVVPAVRGAATTPTGPSSAGSDGSEVTAAALVADALDALTDAAGRAALATTTLARGVRPGGPAPAWLAALAGPRRDFTVDQAALDILRAELDDWQRDAAGGAVRASFRLVEPAPDEITEPILVTRPLPGDAAGLAEVGLVEEAPAVGARWRLEFGLLAADEPGLHIDAGEVWRARTLDGLADRTASPQETLLAELGRASRLWPDLDAALRTAAPEAMELDVEGAHRFLSEGAPVLHAAGFGVLLPSWWRRPTTRLGARLRARSRTAPGTVASTEAGVGLDALVDYRWEVALGDQPLSADELAALAELKTPLVRLRGRWVELDPGRLAAGLRLLRSAGELSVADLLRLGLADGDDAEALPVLEVTADGALGDLLAGAVESRLTPLDPPPGFQGTLRPYQRRGLAWLTFLRSLGLGGVLADDMGLGKTVQLLALLAGDPPEAGPTLLVCPMSLVGNWQREAARFTPGLRVHVHHGAERARGAEFTTAAHGADLVLTTYSVAARDAVDLAGIDWHRVVVDEAQAIKNASTRQAEAVRALPARQRVAVTGTPVENRLADLWSIMQFANPGLLGPAATFRKRFAEPIERHGDAEAAERLRRITGPFVLRRLKTDSSIISDLPEKLEMEVLCNLTAEQAALYRVVVDDMLARIETSDGIERRGLVLATMTRLKQVCNHPAQLLRDGSALEGRSGKLARLTEILEEVLAAGERALLFTQYAEFGAMLRGHLSARFGREVLFLHGGLGKAERDALVERFQSADGPPLFVLSLKAGGTGLTLTAANHVVHVDRWWNPAVEDQATDRAFRIGQRRRVQVRKFVCAGTVEEKVAAMIADKRALAERVVGTGEQWITELSTGQLRDLFALEAGAVVE; encoded by the coding sequence GTGCTGGTCATCCACGGGCTGTGGTTGCCCGACTCTGGCTCGACCGCCGGCCTCGCCGTCTGGGCCGAGGACAGCGCCGCGCCGCCCCCCGCCGCCCGCTCGGGCCGGCCACCCCGGGAACGCCCGCACCCCTTCGCCGCCGGGCACGCCGACCTGGTCGCGGCCCTCGCCGACGCCGCCGAACCGGCCCGCCCGGCCACCGCACTGCTCACCCTGCCCACCCGGGCGGGCACGCCGACGGACTCACCCGAGCTGATCCGGACCACCGTCGCACCTCCGGCCCGCGGCCGGCTCACGCTCGCCGCGTGGCGGGTGCCCACCCTGGTGTACGCCCCAGACGACGCCCTACCTCTCCTGCGCGCCCTGGACGACCTCCCGGCGGTGCCCGGGGCGACGTTGCGGCATCTCGCCGAGCTTGCCGACTTCGCCGCCGACCTGGTGGCCCGGGGCCGCGTCCTCCCCGGCGTCAGCACGCCGATCCACCCCACCGGACCGGCGGCGGCGGACCGGGCAGCCCAGGTGACTGCGCGGGCGGTCTGGCGTCCACTGCTGACCGGCACCGACGCCGGCTGGGCGCGATCGTTGGCACTGGCCCTACCGCCCGCCGCCCGCGCCGCCGCAATGCCCACCACCGCACCCACCGCCAGCGCTGCTGTGCCCGCAGCCGGTGTTGTCCCCGCCGTCCGGGGTGCCGCCACGACTCCGACCGGGCCGAGCAGCGCGGGGTCCGACGGGTCCGAGGTGACGGCTGCCGCGCTGGTCGCGGACGCGCTCGACGCGCTCACCGACGCCGCCGGCCGGGCGGCCCTCGCGACCACGACGCTGGCCCGCGGGGTGCGCCCGGGTGGGCCCGCGCCCGCCTGGCTGGCCGCGCTCGCCGGCCCTCGCCGCGACTTCACTGTCGACCAGGCGGCACTGGACATCCTCCGCGCCGAGCTGGACGACTGGCAGCGGGACGCGGCCGGCGGCGCTGTCCGGGCCAGCTTCCGCCTGGTGGAGCCGGCCCCCGACGAGATCACCGAGCCGATCCTGGTCACCCGCCCGCTACCGGGCGACGCGGCCGGGTTGGCGGAGGTCGGCCTCGTCGAGGAGGCGCCTGCCGTCGGCGCGCGATGGCGGCTGGAGTTCGGGTTGCTGGCGGCCGACGAGCCGGGCCTGCACATCGACGCCGGGGAGGTCTGGCGGGCGCGAACGCTCGACGGTCTCGCCGACCGCACGGCCAGCCCGCAGGAGACCCTGCTCGCGGAGCTGGGCCGGGCCAGCCGCCTCTGGCCCGACCTGGACGCCGCGCTGCGCACCGCCGCGCCCGAGGCGATGGAGCTGGACGTCGAGGGCGCGCACCGGTTCCTCAGCGAGGGCGCCCCGGTGCTGCACGCCGCCGGCTTCGGGGTGCTGCTGCCCTCCTGGTGGCGGCGGCCGACGACGCGGCTCGGCGCGCGACTGCGCGCTCGCAGCCGGACCGCGCCCGGCACGGTGGCGAGCACCGAGGCCGGCGTCGGGTTGGACGCGCTTGTCGACTACCGCTGGGAGGTCGCGCTCGGCGACCAGCCGCTGTCCGCCGACGAGTTGGCGGCGCTGGCCGAGCTGAAGACCCCGCTGGTACGGCTGCGCGGCAGGTGGGTGGAGCTGGACCCGGGTCGGCTCGCTGCCGGTCTGCGTCTGCTCCGCTCGGCCGGCGAGTTGAGCGTCGCCGACCTGTTGCGCCTCGGGCTCGCCGACGGCGACGACGCCGAGGCGTTGCCGGTGCTGGAGGTGACCGCCGACGGGGCGTTGGGCGACCTGCTCGCCGGTGCGGTCGAGAGCCGGCTCACCCCACTCGACCCGCCGCCGGGTTTCCAGGGGACGCTGCGGCCGTACCAGCGGAGGGGACTGGCCTGGCTGACGTTCCTGCGGTCACTCGGCCTGGGCGGGGTGCTCGCCGACGACATGGGGTTGGGCAAGACCGTGCAGTTGCTGGCGCTGCTCGCCGGGGACCCGCCGGAGGCCGGGCCGACCCTGCTGGTCTGTCCGATGTCGCTTGTCGGCAACTGGCAGCGGGAGGCGGCCCGGTTCACTCCGGGACTGCGGGTGCACGTACACCACGGGGCGGAGCGGGCGCGGGGGGCGGAGTTCACGACTGCCGCGCACGGCGCGGACCTGGTCCTCACCACCTACTCGGTGGCCGCCCGCGACGCCGTCGACCTGGCCGGCATCGACTGGCACCGGGTGGTGGTGGACGAGGCGCAGGCGATCAAGAACGCCTCCACCCGGCAGGCCGAGGCGGTCCGCGCGCTGCCGGCCCGGCAGCGGGTGGCGGTGACCGGTACGCCTGTGGAGAACCGGCTCGCGGACCTGTGGTCGATCATGCAGTTCGCCAACCCGGGGCTGCTCGGGCCGGCGGCGACGTTCCGCAAGCGGTTCGCCGAGCCGATCGAGCGCCACGGCGACGCCGAGGCCGCCGAGCGGCTGCGCCGGATCACCGGCCCGTTCGTGCTACGCAGGCTCAAGACCGACTCGTCGATCATCTCCGACCTGCCGGAGAAGCTGGAGATGGAGGTGCTCTGCAACCTCACCGCGGAGCAGGCCGCCCTGTACCGGGTGGTGGTCGACGACATGCTGGCCCGGATCGAGACAAGCGACGGCATCGAGCGACGCGGTCTGGTGCTGGCCACCATGACCCGGCTCAAGCAGGTCTGCAACCACCCGGCCCAGTTGCTGCGCGACGGCTCGGCGTTGGAGGGCCGCTCCGGGAAGCTGGCCCGCCTCACCGAGATCCTGGAGGAGGTGCTGGCGGCGGGGGAGCGGGCGCTGCTGTTCACCCAGTACGCGGAGTTCGGCGCGATGCTGCGCGGTCACCTGTCGGCGCGGTTCGGCCGGGAGGTGCTGTTCCTGCACGGTGGGCTCGGCAAGGCCGAGCGGGACGCCCTGGTCGAGCGCTTCCAGTCGGCCGACGGGCCGCCGCTGTTCGTCCTGTCGCTCAAGGCGGGTGGCACCGGGCTCACCCTGACCGCCGCCAACCACGTGGTGCACGTGGACCGGTGGTGGAACCCGGCGGTCGAGGACCAGGCCACCGACCGGGCGTTCCGGATCGGGCAGCGCCGGCGGGTGCAGGTCCGCAAGTTCGTCTGCGCCGGCACCGTGGAGGAGAAGGTCGCGGCGATGATCGCCGACAAGCGCGCCCTCGCCGAGCGGGTGGTGGGCACGGGCGAACAGTGGATCACCGAGCTGTCCACGGGTCAGTTGCGGGACCTGTTCGCCCTGGAGGCCGGGGCTGTGGTGGAGTGA
- a CDS encoding polysaccharide pyruvyl transferase family protein gives MTHGAGLTIGVLGSYGGRNLGDEAILTGLLTDLRTQEPNARIIVFSRNPEHTRGAHPDVEAVPWEGVSRTDSALVLAQLDLLILGGGGILYDREARRYLRVVRVAQERGLPLITYAVGVGPLSDAVDTGMVRETLAGATQVTVRDQESRMVLEEAGLLNPITVTADPAFLLQPAEFPAHLLAEEGVPAGKRLVGISVREPGRAAERLDVDGYHRLLAQIGDFLVHRIDAYVLFVPMERDDIRHAHGVLSHMVAAERGRILHGTYSPEQVLGLMRHFDLAVGMRLHFLIFAAMVGTPFLPLPYAGKVFDLAQRLGVPALRGVEREVEGPLLAEVDRLWDERAERAEATARRVAEVCEQARGTSEVTRGVLDRLRSQTLTRA, from the coding sequence ATGACGCATGGCGCCGGACTGACCATCGGTGTGCTCGGCTCGTACGGCGGCCGGAACCTCGGCGACGAGGCGATCCTCACCGGTCTGCTCACCGATCTACGCACGCAGGAACCGAACGCCCGGATCATCGTCTTCTCCCGCAACCCGGAACACACCCGGGGCGCCCACCCGGACGTGGAGGCAGTGCCCTGGGAGGGCGTCAGCCGCACCGACTCGGCGTTGGTGCTGGCCCAGCTCGACCTGCTCATCCTGGGCGGCGGCGGGATCCTCTACGACCGGGAGGCCCGCCGCTACCTGCGGGTCGTCCGGGTCGCCCAGGAACGGGGTCTGCCCCTCATCACGTATGCGGTGGGGGTCGGGCCGCTCAGCGACGCGGTCGACACCGGCATGGTTCGGGAGACGCTCGCCGGCGCGACCCAGGTGACAGTCCGCGACCAGGAGTCCCGGATGGTCCTGGAAGAGGCGGGGCTGCTCAACCCGATCACGGTCACCGCCGACCCGGCGTTCCTGTTGCAGCCGGCCGAATTCCCGGCGCACCTGCTCGCCGAGGAGGGGGTGCCGGCCGGTAAGAGGCTGGTCGGGATCAGCGTGCGGGAGCCGGGACGGGCCGCGGAACGCCTCGACGTCGACGGCTACCACCGGCTGCTCGCCCAGATCGGTGACTTCCTGGTGCACCGCATCGACGCGTACGTGCTGTTCGTGCCCATGGAACGCGACGACATCAGGCACGCCCACGGGGTGCTGTCGCACATGGTCGCCGCCGAGCGGGGGCGGATCCTGCACGGCACCTACTCGCCGGAGCAGGTGCTCGGGCTGATGCGCCACTTCGACCTGGCCGTCGGCATGCGCCTGCACTTCCTGATCTTCGCGGCGATGGTGGGCACGCCGTTCCTGCCGCTGCCGTACGCCGGCAAGGTCTTCGACCTGGCCCAGCGGCTCGGTGTGCCGGCGCTGCGCGGCGTGGAGCGGGAGGTGGAGGGGCCGCTGCTGGCCGAGGTCGACAGGCTGTGGGACGAACGCGCGGAACGCGCCGAGGCCACGGCCCGCCGGGTCGCCGAGGTCTGCGAGCAGGCCCGGGGCACCTCGGAGGTCACACGTGGCGTGCTGGACCGGCTGCGCAGTCAGACCCTGACCCGGGCGTGA
- a CDS encoding GNAT family N-acetyltransferase — protein MELTLSPMTEEELARLWEPLEVGYAEDLVAHRGMTPEAARERSAQQLREGLPAGAATEGVLLRLARVGDTEVGWIWVGLPGVGTAGGPTQAWILNIEVHPAYQGRGHARRMIQLIEAELVGLGVPELGLNVFGTNAVAIGLYRSLGFEVTAQQMAKRLDPTV, from the coding sequence GTGGAGTTGACGTTGTCGCCGATGACCGAAGAGGAACTGGCCCGGCTGTGGGAACCGCTTGAGGTGGGCTACGCCGAGGATCTGGTCGCGCACCGGGGCATGACCCCGGAGGCGGCCCGGGAGCGGTCGGCGCAGCAACTGCGGGAGGGGCTGCCGGCGGGCGCGGCCACCGAGGGAGTGCTACTGCGGTTGGCGCGTGTCGGCGACACCGAGGTCGGGTGGATCTGGGTGGGCCTGCCCGGGGTGGGTACGGCGGGCGGTCCGACGCAGGCGTGGATTCTGAACATCGAGGTCCATCCGGCGTACCAGGGGCGTGGGCACGCGCGGCGGATGATCCAGCTCATCGAGGCCGAACTTGTCGGACTCGGTGTGCCTGAGCTGGGGTTGAACGTCTTCGGCACGAACGCCGTGGCGATCGGGCTCTACCGGAGTCTGGGCTTCGAGGTCACCGCTCAACAGATGGCCAAGCGCCTCGACCCGACGGTCTGA
- a CDS encoding HAD-IA family hydrolase: MELADVDAVLFDMDGTLVDSDAAVERAWERWASEYAVEPAAALAIAHGRPADQTIRRLLPALDDAGVAVAAARQLALQYDDLSDVTATPGAHELLSTVNRLGMPWAVVTSADVRLAQARLGAAGITAPVLVTVEDVRVGKPAPEGYLRAAALLDVSPARCLVVEDAEVGLQAGRAAGAMTAALKGLDGDLRLADLTHLAYELAAATAR, translated from the coding sequence GTGGAGCTGGCAGACGTCGACGCGGTGCTGTTCGACATGGACGGCACCCTTGTCGACTCCGACGCCGCCGTCGAGCGGGCCTGGGAGCGCTGGGCGTCCGAGTACGCCGTCGAGCCGGCGGCGGCACTCGCGATCGCGCACGGCAGGCCCGCCGACCAGACGATCCGCAGGCTCCTTCCCGCGCTCGACGACGCGGGGGTCGCCGTGGCGGCGGCCCGACAACTGGCGTTGCAGTACGACGACCTGTCCGACGTGACCGCCACCCCGGGTGCCCACGAGCTGCTGTCGACGGTGAACCGGTTGGGGATGCCCTGGGCGGTCGTGACAAGCGCGGATGTCCGGCTGGCGCAGGCGCGGCTCGGTGCCGCCGGCATCACCGCGCCCGTGCTTGTCACAGTCGAGGACGTACGCGTGGGCAAGCCCGCCCCGGAGGGCTACCTGCGGGCCGCGGCGCTGCTCGACGTGTCACCGGCGCGTTGCCTTGTCGTCGAGGACGCCGAGGTCGGGTTGCAGGCCGGGCGCGCGGCCGGCGCGATGACCGCCGCGCTCAAGGGACTCGACGGCGACCTGCGGCTGGCCGACCTGACGCACCTGGCGTACGAGTTGGCGGCCGCCACCGCACGCTGA